In Streptomyces erythrochromogenes, the DNA window CGGGTTGGCCCAACCGAAGTCACGTACGGGCGTGCGGCCGCCAGAAACCTTCGGTCCGAACGCGGCGGCGGGAATGCCGTCACTACGCGTGCCCGAAGCGTCCTGCGTGGGGGAGGTCCAGGCGGCGGTCTCCGCCCGGGCGAGCGGATCGATCTCCTCGCGGTGTTCTGCGTCCCGTACCAGCCCGAGCACGGTGTCGATGTGCCAGGTGTCCGGGACAGTGAGGCGGCAGCCTTCCACGTGGGCGGCGGCCCACAGACCGTCGAGCAGTGCGGTCGGCACCGGCTCCTCGCTGAAGGGGTAGCGGCTGGTGTGCCGACGCCGGACGGCGTCGTGCAGGGAGGCGAGCTCGTGGTCCGCGCCCGCAGTTTCGTCGATGGTCACGGTGGCGAACAGCCATGGTTCGGCGTCGTCGGGCAAGAGCTGGACGCGGACCGGTAGACCGATCCAGGCCGCGGACACGCGCAGGTTGAACAGCGCCGCGGCGCAACCGAGGTGGAGGCTGCGGTGGTTCGGGTCGGTCCGCTTCATCGCGCGTTCCGGATCGCCGTACAGGGCGAGGCCACCGCTGCCGGCATGGAAGACGAACTTCCATGGCTGGGCGTTGTGCATGGACGGCGCGGTGACGGCGTCGCCGACGAGCTGGATGACGGTGTCGGGGTCGAGGTGTGTTGCGGTCACGGCACTGGTCCTGTCTGTGCGGCTTCAGTCGTGCGCCACGACGGCGACCGGTGAGGTGGCGTGGTGCATCACCGCGTGGGTGATGGGGCCGATGCGGGCGCCGAGTGCCGGACGGCGGATACGCCGGCCGACCACGACGAGTGCCGCGCCGGACGCGGCGTCCAGGATCTGGATGGCGGGCTGGCCGATGACGATGCGGGCATCGAGGTCGAGCCGCGGGTACTTCTTCTCCCAGGGGCTCAGCAGCTCGCGAAGCGTGGTCTTGAGTCCGTCGGCCATCTCCTTCTCGACGCCGGGATCGAGGACGGGAGCGTAGGAGAGGACCGGCGGGAGCGACCAGCCGTGTACGACGACGAGCGGGCAGGCCCGCAGGTCCGCTTCCTCGCAGGCGAAAGCGAGGAGCCGGTCGCAATTGCTGCGCAGGTCCACTCCGAGCACCACCGGTCCGGCATCACCCGCGTGGCCGGGCGGACGGTCTTGGCCGTCGGCGGAGCGCACGAGGACGACGGGCGTGTCGGTCTCGGGGATGGTCGCCGAGCATGTCGAGCCCACGACGAACCCGGCAATGGCGCCGAGGCCGCGTGAGCCGAGCACGAGCAGGTCCGCATCGGCCGCGGACGAGGCGAGGACCTTGGAGGCCGCGAGTCCTTTGGTGCCGTGGGTGCTGATGTCGAGCGTGCCGTATTCGCGCAGCAGCCGGTCCCGTGTGTGCGAAAGGAGCTCCTCGGCCCACTGTTCACGCGGTTCGGGGAGCGGAACGGCGAAGGGACCGTACTGTGCCCAGTCCTCCGCGTGGACGAGTTCCAGCGCTGCGTCACGCAATTCGGCCTCGTGGGCGGCCCAGTCGGCTGCGGCGGTGTCGGCGCCCGATCCGTCCAGACCTACCGTGATCCGGTTCGACATGGTGTTCCTCCCGGGGTCGCATGGTCGGCTTCTCCCAGCCTCTTCCGCTTGCGGCGCCCTGGGAAGGACCGAGCGGCCCATCCGGGGACCGACCGGCCCTGCGCGCCCACTCAGCTCGGCTCGGCTTCGGCGCAGGTCAGTCTGTTGTCGACGTCGACGACCCCGTCGACGCTCTGGCAAAGACGCACCACCACGGGCAGCAGCCCGGGCTGCGGCATGGTGCCGCTGAGCGTCACCAGGCCGTCGTCGACTTCGACGGTGATGGCCGAAGGAGCCAGGTGGAGAGTCCGGGTGAGGACGTCCTCGAGGATCTCTTCCTGTATCGCGCGGTCGCGGCGGAGGAAGAGCTGGATCAGATCGCTACGACTGAGGACGCCGACCACGCGGCCTTCCTCATCGACGACCGGTAGCCGCTTGACCCGGTGGCGCTGCATGACCCGGGCCGCGCGGACCGCACTCCACTCGGGGCGGGCTGTGACAGCCGGGCTCGTCATCAGCGCCTCGGCCGTCGCCGCACTGCCGGCGGGCCGCCGGCGGAGAAGGTCGGCTTCGGAGACGACGCCGACCGGGTGCCCGGTTTCGTCGATCACGGGCATGGCGGTGATGTCGAACTCTTTCAGGAGCCTGGCGATCTCCTTGAACGCGGTCGTGCGCCGGACGGTGACGGCGGTGGGCGTCATCAGGTCCGCGACGCTACGGTGCCTCATGGCGGTGATGCCCTCATGCGGAGACGGGGACGGTGAAATCCGTCTTGACGTCGACCACGCCCGGTACGGTACCGGCGGCGCGTACGACGACGTCTTCCATCGCGGGGTCCGGCAGCGATCCGTTGAGGTAGACGATGCCGTTGGCGACGTGGACGTGTACTTCGGCGGAACCGTGCGGGATCAGCTGGTACATGATCAGTTCACGGATCTCGGCGCCGATGTCCTCGTCGGGGCGCAGGAAGACCTTGAGCAGGTCGCCGCGGCTGACGACGCCGACGAGGCGGCTGTCGCGGTCGACCACGGGAAGGCGCTTGAGGTGCCCGCGGGCCATCAGGCGCGCCGCGGCGGGGATGGTGGCGCTCTGCGTGACGGTCACTGCCGGGCGGGTCATCAGCTGCTCGGCGGTGGTGTCGTGGGCGGTGTCGCTGGCTTTGGGCTTGAGCAGCAGGTCGGCTTCGGAGACGACGCCGACCACCTGTCCGTCCTGTGCCAGGACGGGGAGCGCGCTGACGTTCCACATCCGCAGCGCTTCCACGATGTCCTTGAACGCGGTTCCTTGGTCGACGGAGATCACGGCGTGTGTCATGACGTCCTCGACGCTGCGCAGGTGCTTCATGGCCTTCCTCCTCGATGAAACGGCCGGTACCCGTGATGGTCTGAAGGGCGACCCGGCCGTGGGTAGTGCCGTCCGGGGGTTTCGAGGCGGGCTCCGGCCCCGGTACCGCTCCTTCAGTCGTGGGCGATGACGGCCACGGGGGCTGCTGCGTGGTGCAGGACCGCGTGGGCGACCGAGCCCAGGTGCGCGCCGAGGGCCGAGCGGCGCACATGGCGTCCCACGACGACGAGTTGCGCGCCCTGCGCGGCCCGGACGAGATGATCGCCCGCGGATCCCATGAACACGCTGTGGCTGACGTTCACGTCGGGGAACTTGTGCCGCCAAGGCAGCAGCATGTCGTCCACCATGTGTGTGACGCTCCTGCCGATGTCTCGTTCGTTGTCCGGATCGAAGAAGGGGACGTAGCTGTAGGCAGCGGGCATCTTCCAGCCGTGCACGACCCGCAGCGGGCAGTCGCGCCGGTCCGCCTCTTCGAAAGCGAAGCTGAGGACCCGGTCGCACGCTTCGTGGATGTCGACCCCCACGACGACCTCGGCGCTCGAGTCCGTGCCCAGGCCGTCCGGGTCGTCGGCGACGCGAACGATGACGACCGGCGTGCCGGTCGCGACCAGGGTGGACATGGCGACCGAGCCGGCGATGAAGCCGACCAGGCCGCCCAGGCCGCGCGATCCCAGGACCAGCAGCCCGGCGTCGGCGGCCTCGGCCGCGAGGGCGGCGGCCGGCCGTGCTGTCAGGCAGCGGGTCGTGATCTCCAAGTTCGGGTGGCGCCCGTGCAGCTCCTGCGCGGCTTCGGTCAGGGCCTGGTCCGCCCAGCGGTCCACGTCCTGGCGGCCCAGTCCGGGGAACACCGGGTCCAGGGGCCAGTCAACGGCGTGCACGAGCCGCAGCGGCACCTGCCGCAGGACGGCCTCCCGTGCTGCCCAGCGCGCTGCCGCCCGGCTTTCCGGGGAACCATCGACTCCGGCGGTCACGTGGTCTTCCATGGCTGCGATTCCCTTCGGGCGGGTCCGGCGTCCATCACCAGGGCATTGCGTGCCGGGCATGGTCCGCGTGCGTACTTGCCGTGTCGTCGGTGCGGGCGGTGACACGCGATGCCACAGCGACGACCCCGTCGAGTTGTTCGACGAGGGTGAGGAGTGCGGGGAGCTGGCTCCGGCGCTCGACCTGGCCGCCCAGGGTGACGATGCCGTCCACCACATGGACGTCGACGTCCCCGGTCGGCACACCGAGCACCTCCGTGAGGACCTCGTCGGTGACGCGTCGGCGTATCTCGGAGTCCGGGCGCAGGACCGCGGACGGCGGCCCAGCCACCGTGCTGCTCTGCTCGGCGGGATGGGAGCCCGACACTGTGTGGGCCAGCAGGTCGGTCTGCGGGACGACACCCACCACGTGGTCCTCGTCGTCCAGGACGGGGACTCCGGAGATGTCGTACTGGGCGAGGAGCTTCGCGACGTCCTTGAAGCCGGTGCCCGGGGCCACGGAGACGACCTCGTCAGTCATCAGGTCCGCCACCTCGAGGCGCTTCATGAGGCCCTCCTGTTCCGCCGTGTCACGCGAGGCTGGTGTTCGGTTCGGGTGTGCCTCCCACCATCCGCCGGTGACCGCTGGTGAGCGAGGGCCGAACGGTCCCGTCCAGGGGCCCGTAGGGGTCCGGGGTGCCGGGCCGCGACGGTGGGGACCTTTGGTCCCGCCTGGGGTTCCGGGCGGCCCTCTTCCCAGGGCGTCGACGGTGCCAGGGTGAGGGGTGTCCCTCATCGGCTCTCGGTTGGGAGGAATCGTGGAAAGCACATTCCGCACTCCGGACACCAGCTCGGTCGTCGTCGGCGTGGACGGCTCGGAGTCGGCGCGCGCCGCGGCCCTGTGGGCGGCCAAGGAAGCTGTGCGCCGCGGCCGTCCGCTGCACATCGTCTACGCCTCCGACACCGACGGCAGGGCCTTGTACCTGTCGGCGGAGACCATCGAAGGGGTACGCGTCAACGGACGGGCGCTCCTGGACGACACGGCGAAGGCTGTGTCGGCCGAGTACCCCGGCCTGAACGTGACCACCGAATTCAGCCGCGCGGGCGCCGTCGACAGCCTGCACCGGGCCGGCGGGCTGAACGGCACGGTCGTGGTGGGCAACCGCGGCCTGGGCGGGTTCAACTCCCTCATGCTCGGCTCGGTCGGACTGGACACCGCGGCCATCGCCATGACGCCCGTCATCGTCGTCCGAGGCATCGACGGGGCCGAGGAGACCGGCACCGTCCTCGCGGCGATCCGCGATGAGCACGACCTCCTGATCGCCCGGTACGCCGCCAAGGAGGCGGAGCTGCACAAGGCCTCGCTGCGGCTGCTGCACGTGTGGAACGTGCTCCAGTCCGTCGGTGAGGTGGTCAGCATGCTCGACGGCGTCGACGAGATCGCGGGCGGGCACGCGGAGACCCTGCGGGCCGTCTCGGACGTGGTCCGCGGCGAGTTCCCCGACCTGGACGTGCAGGCCGATGTGGAGAAGAGCGTCTCCGTGGCCGGCGTCCTGGTCGAGGCGTCCCGTCACGCAGACCTGCTCGTCATGGGCGGCCGCCGTGTTCC includes these proteins:
- a CDS encoding universal stress protein — protein: MSNRITVGLDGSGADTAAADWAAHEAELRDAALELVHAEDWAQYGPFAVPLPEPREQWAEELLSHTRDRLLREYGTLDISTHGTKGLAASKVLASSAADADLLVLGSRGLGAIAGFVVGSTCSATIPETDTPVVLVRSADGQDRPPGHAGDAGPVVLGVDLRSNCDRLLAFACEEADLRACPLVVVHGWSLPPVLSYAPVLDPGVEKEMADGLKTTLRELLSPWEKKYPRLDLDARIVIGQPAIQILDAASGAALVVVGRRIRRPALGARIGPITHAVMHHATSPVAVVAHD
- a CDS encoding CBS domain-containing protein, with amino-acid sequence MRHRSVADLMTPTAVTVRRTTAFKEIARLLKEFDITAMPVIDETGHPVGVVSEADLLRRRPAGSAATAEALMTSPAVTARPEWSAVRAARVMQRHRVKRLPVVDEEGRVVGVLSRSDLIQLFLRRDRAIQEEILEDVLTRTLHLAPSAITVEVDDGLVTLSGTMPQPGLLPVVVRLCQSVDGVVDVDNRLTCAEAEPS
- a CDS encoding CBS domain-containing protein — encoded protein: MKRLEVADLMTDEVVSVAPGTGFKDVAKLLAQYDISGVPVLDDEDHVVGVVPQTDLLAHTVSGSHPAEQSSTVAGPPSAVLRPDSEIRRRVTDEVLTEVLGVPTGDVDVHVVDGIVTLGGQVERRSQLPALLTLVEQLDGVVAVASRVTARTDDTASTHADHARHAMPW
- a CDS encoding universal stress protein; translation: MESTFRTPDTSSVVVGVDGSESARAAALWAAKEAVRRGRPLHIVYASDTDGRALYLSAETIEGVRVNGRALLDDTAKAVSAEYPGLNVTTEFSRAGAVDSLHRAGGLNGTVVVGNRGLGGFNSLMLGSVGLDTAAIAMTPVIVVRGIDGAEETGTVLAAIRDEHDLLIARYAAKEAELHKASLRLLHVWNVLQSVGEVVSMLDGVDEIAGGHAETLRAVSDVVRGEFPDLDVQADVEKSVSVAGVLVEASRHADLLVMGGRRVPGPLGLAPNLGKATHSLLHHSHCPVLLIPRTGSDFGSRS
- a CDS encoding CBS domain-containing protein, whose protein sequence is MKHLRSVEDVMTHAVISVDQGTAFKDIVEALRMWNVSALPVLAQDGQVVGVVSEADLLLKPKASDTAHDTTAEQLMTRPAVTVTQSATIPAAARLMARGHLKRLPVVDRDSRLVGVVSRGDLLKVFLRPDEDIGAEIRELIMYQLIPHGSAEVHVHVANGIVYLNGSLPDPAMEDVVVRAAGTVPGVVDVKTDFTVPVSA
- a CDS encoding Acg family FMN-binding oxidoreductase, whose amino-acid sequence is MTATHLDPDTVIQLVGDAVTAPSMHNAQPWKFVFHAGSGGLALYGDPERAMKRTDPNHRSLHLGCAAALFNLRVSAAWIGLPVRVQLLPDDAEPWLFATVTIDETAGADHELASLHDAVRRRHTSRYPFSEEPVPTALLDGLWAAAHVEGCRLTVPDTWHIDTVLGLVRDAEHREEIDPLARAETAAWTSPTQDASGTRSDGIPAAAFGPKVSGGRTPVRDFGWANPIPDRGWAVFEKRPQLALLSTPGDTRADWLRAGQAMERVLLQATADGLATSMTSHPLEWPELRWTVRDPVAAMGHVQMVFRLGYGPTGPDTPRRPLTEVLEIRE
- a CDS encoding universal stress protein — translated: MEDHVTAGVDGSPESRAAARWAAREAVLRQVPLRLVHAVDWPLDPVFPGLGRQDVDRWADQALTEAAQELHGRHPNLEITTRCLTARPAAALAAEAADAGLLVLGSRGLGGLVGFIAGSVAMSTLVATGTPVVIVRVADDPDGLGTDSSAEVVVGVDIHEACDRVLSFAFEEADRRDCPLRVVHGWKMPAAYSYVPFFDPDNERDIGRSVTHMVDDMLLPWRHKFPDVNVSHSVFMGSAGDHLVRAAQGAQLVVVGRHVRRSALGAHLGSVAHAVLHHAAAPVAVIAHD